One Luoshenia tenuis DNA window includes the following coding sequences:
- a CDS encoding cupin domain-containing protein: MLFKPEQLDNELRHEVRGGKGDVRFITLPKDQLPNKTRLFGTIVIPEGCSLGVHDHVNETEFYYIISGTGIGDDNGKQVQFAPGDIMTCGNGATHNIENNGKGDLVLIACVVLD, translated from the coding sequence ATGCTGTTTAAACCGGAACAACTGGACAACGAACTGCGCCATGAGGTGCGCGGCGGCAAGGGCGACGTGCGCTTTATCACCCTGCCCAAGGATCAGCTGCCCAATAAGACCCGCTTGTTTGGCACCATTGTGATCCCGGAGGGCTGCTCGCTGGGCGTGCATGACCATGTAAACGAGACGGAGTTCTATTACATCATCAGCGGTACCGGCATCGGCGACGATAACGGCAAGCAGGTGCAGTTCGCCCCTGGCGACATCATGACCTGCGGCAATGGCGCTACCCACAATATTGAGAACAACGGCAAGGGAGATTTGGTACTGATCGCCTGCGTTGTACTGGATTAA
- a CDS encoding AMP-binding protein produces the protein MANFLKDYLVKTEFTDYEDFARNYILKVPERFNFAYDIVDRYGREYPDKRAIVWCDVQGNEAEFTFKDIMEKSNQAANLLRRLGVKKGDAVMLVLKRRYEFWFYIYALHKLGAIAIPATHLLTAKDIVYRCDAADITTIIAWDEEPLVSAVDAASAICPSLENKLLVGGQREGWVDADAALADESVTFQKPADEDLPHNGDTMLMYFTSGTTGMPKMVAHDYTYPLGHIITAKYWHNVVDDGLHISVADTGWAKAGWGKIYGQWIAGTAQFIYDFDKFVPKDLLEVITKYKVTTFCAPPTIYRFIIKEDLSKYDFSALKYASTAGEALNPEVFNQFREATGITIKEAFGQSESTPILGTFTMLEAKPGSGGKPSPAFHVDLIDEQGRPCDVGEEGELVIYTGDGKPVGLFQGYYRAEELTQSCWSGGVYHTGDLAWRDEDGYFWFVGRADDIIKSSGYRIGPFEVESVLMQHPAVLECAITGVPDPVRGQLVKATIVLAAGYEASDDLAKELQTHVKKNTAPYKYPRVVEFVEELPKTISGKIRRNHLRDKDKKKK, from the coding sequence ATGGCCAACTTTTTAAAAGACTACTTGGTGAAGACGGAATTTACCGACTACGAGGACTTTGCGCGCAACTACATCCTAAAGGTGCCTGAGCGCTTCAATTTTGCCTACGACATTGTGGATCGCTACGGCCGGGAGTACCCCGACAAGCGCGCCATCGTCTGGTGCGATGTGCAGGGGAACGAAGCGGAATTTACCTTTAAGGACATCATGGAAAAGAGCAACCAGGCCGCCAACCTGCTGCGCCGTTTGGGCGTAAAAAAGGGCGATGCGGTCATGCTGGTGTTAAAGCGCCGGTATGAGTTCTGGTTTTACATCTATGCCCTGCATAAGCTGGGCGCCATCGCCATCCCGGCGACCCATCTGCTCACGGCCAAGGATATCGTCTACCGGTGCGACGCGGCGGATATCACCACCATCATTGCCTGGGATGAAGAGCCGCTGGTTTCCGCGGTGGACGCGGCAAGCGCCATCTGCCCCAGCCTTGAGAACAAGCTGTTGGTGGGCGGCCAGCGTGAGGGCTGGGTGGATGCGGACGCAGCCCTGGCGGATGAGTCGGTCACCTTCCAAAAGCCCGCAGATGAGGATCTGCCCCATAATGGCGATACCATGCTAATGTACTTTACCAGCGGCACCACCGGCATGCCTAAGATGGTGGCGCACGATTACACCTATCCCCTGGGGCATATCATCACCGCTAAATACTGGCACAACGTGGTGGACGACGGGCTGCACATTTCCGTGGCCGATACCGGCTGGGCCAAGGCCGGCTGGGGCAAGATCTACGGACAGTGGATCGCGGGCACGGCCCAGTTCATCTACGACTTTGACAAGTTTGTGCCAAAGGATCTGCTGGAAGTCATCACCAAATACAAGGTGACCACCTTCTGCGCGCCGCCTACGATCTATCGCTTTATCATCAAGGAGGATCTGTCCAAGTACGATTTCTCCGCGCTGAAATACGCCTCCACCGCCGGTGAGGCCCTGAACCCCGAGGTATTCAATCAGTTCCGCGAGGCCACCGGCATCACCATTAAAGAGGCCTTTGGGCAGAGCGAGTCCACCCCCATCCTGGGCACGTTTACCATGCTGGAGGCTAAACCCGGCTCGGGCGGCAAGCCCTCCCCCGCCTTCCATGTGGACCTGATCGACGAACAGGGCCGTCCCTGCGATGTGGGCGAAGAGGGCGAGCTGGTGATCTACACCGGCGACGGCAAGCCCGTGGGCCTTTTCCAGGGGTATTACCGGGCCGAGGAGCTGACGCAAAGCTGCTGGTCGGGCGGCGTGTACCATACGGGCGACCTGGCCTGGCGGGATGAGGACGGCTATTTCTGGTTTGTCGGCCGGGCGGATGACATCATCAAATCCTCCGGTTACCGTATTGGGCCCTTTGAGGTAGAGAGCGTGCTCATGCAGCACCCGGCGGTGTTGGAATGCGCCATCACCGGCGTGCCGGACCCGGTGCGCGGTCAGCTGGTCAAGGCCACCATCGTGCTGGCCGCCGGGTATGAGGCCAGCGATGATTTGGCAAAGGAATTGCAGACCCATGTAAAGAAGAACACCGCCCCTTACAAATACCCCCGCGTGGTGGAGTTTGTGGAGGAGCTGCCCAAGACCATTTCCGGTAAGATCCGGCGCAATCACCTGCGGGACAAAGATAAGAAAAAGAAATAA
- a CDS encoding homoserine dehydrogenase, whose product MRVVKVGFLGFGNIGSGVYQVLRDNADLIEHRDGLRFEVKRMLVRDVNKNRKFMVGTKLTTDVADIAGDPEIEFVCEFMGGIHPAREYILEVLKAGKTVITANKQVLANCWPELQAAAQESGAGLYFEASVAGGIPIIRTMWDSIQANHIDSIMGIINGTTNYILTRMTEEGLSYEEVLESAQKLGLAEPDPTSDVEGYDAMYKLSILGSMGFHTRLPIDVIYHEGITKVTKEDIAYGKEMGYTLKLLAIGKKRGNEVEARVHPAFIPNTHPLASIRGAFNAVFMHGDAVGDLMLYGRGAGDLPTASAIISDLVYACHQDKHRYMTFKNQPFLDPGTTILEDWESEYYLHVKVVDKPGVLAKMTQIFADHEVSVASVFQKNTSAKEGSASVVFVTHKTRELAMKSVLKDLEAEADVLEIKNCIRVEEGEQDA is encoded by the coding sequence ATGCGGGTAGTTAAAGTAGGGTTTTTAGGGTTTGGTAACATCGGTTCGGGTGTTTATCAGGTTTTGCGGGATAATGCCGACCTGATCGAGCATCGGGATGGGCTGCGCTTCGAGGTCAAGCGCATGCTGGTACGGGATGTGAATAAGAACCGCAAGTTCATGGTGGGCACCAAGCTGACCACGGATGTGGCCGATATCGCCGGCGACCCGGAGATCGAGTTCGTCTGCGAATTTATGGGGGGCATTCACCCCGCCCGGGAGTATATCCTGGAGGTATTGAAAGCGGGCAAGACCGTGATCACAGCCAACAAGCAGGTGCTAGCCAACTGCTGGCCGGAATTGCAGGCCGCAGCGCAGGAAAGCGGCGCCGGGCTGTATTTTGAGGCCAGTGTGGCCGGCGGCATCCCCATCATCCGCACCATGTGGGATTCTATCCAGGCCAACCATATCGATTCGATCATGGGCATCATCAATGGCACCACCAACTACATCCTCACCCGCATGACGGAGGAGGGCCTAAGCTACGAAGAAGTGCTGGAAAGCGCGCAGAAGCTGGGCCTGGCTGAGCCCGACCCCACCAGCGATGTGGAGGGGTATGACGCGATGTACAAGCTCTCGATCCTGGGATCGATGGGCTTCCATACCCGGCTGCCTATCGATGTGATCTATCACGAGGGCATCACCAAGGTGACCAAAGAGGACATCGCCTACGGCAAGGAGATGGGCTATACCCTCAAGCTGCTGGCCATCGGTAAAAAGCGGGGCAACGAGGTGGAGGCGCGGGTACACCCGGCCTTTATTCCCAATACCCATCCGTTGGCATCGATCCGCGGCGCCTTTAACGCCGTGTTTATGCATGGCGATGCGGTGGGGGATCTGATGCTGTACGGGCGCGGCGCGGGTGACCTGCCTACGGCCAGCGCCATCATTTCGGATCTGGTCTACGCCTGCCATCAGGATAAACACCGGTACATGACCTTTAAGAACCAACCATTCCTGGACCCGGGAACGACCATTTTAGAGGATTGGGAGAGCGAGTACTATCTGCACGTCAAAGTGGTGGATAAGCCCGGCGTGCTGGCCAAGATGACCCAGATCTTTGCCGACCATGAGGTCTCCGTTGCCTCGGTGTTCCAAAAGAATACCTCGGCCAAGGAGGGATCGGCCTCGGTGGTGTTCGTCACGCACAAGACCAGGGAGCTGGCGATGAAGTCCGTTTTGAAGGACCTGGAGGCCGAGGCGGATGTGCTGGAGATTAAAAACTGCATCCGCGTGGAAGAGGGAGAGCAGGACGCTTAA
- a CDS encoding MGDG synthase family glycosyltransferase has translation MRVLFLSVTAGQGHNSTARAVMSYLLDQGVECTMLDTFRYINRVLSHSIDRGYVNMTRFTPEMWGKIYDAMDEAEDSKNLNTINTLISTLLSKKMITFIQHYRPDVVVCSHVFPALILNALKRQNALDFNFKSIGIVTDFTIHPFWEKTGLDYFVTASEMLEYLLTKKGIGREQILPFGIPVHPKFSAQPLSKAEARKALDIADKRTFLMMGGSMGFGNAVDVLKELDELEEDFQILMVCGSNKRLLSRVLKLSTTTRHTILPYGFTDQVEVMMDASDILLTKPGGLTTSEALCKGIPMVLLEPIPGLEDRNLIFLTNMGLAVRISERAPADEVVAQLLFNEMRLGMMRYAQQQFGKRDAARRLGEFILGLEKSREEAKFPFAD, from the coding sequence ATGCGCGTATTGTTTTTATCGGTGACCGCGGGGCAGGGGCATAACTCCACCGCGCGGGCGGTGATGAGCTATCTGCTGGACCAGGGCGTGGAGTGCACCATGCTGGATACCTTCCGGTATATCAACCGGGTGCTCAGCCATTCCATCGACCGGGGTTATGTGAATATGACCCGTTTTACCCCGGAGATGTGGGGCAAAATATACGATGCGATGGACGAGGCGGAGGATTCCAAAAATCTGAACACCATCAATACCCTGATCAGCACCCTGCTCTCCAAAAAGATGATTACCTTCATCCAGCATTATCGCCCGGATGTGGTGGTCTGCAGCCATGTCTTCCCGGCGCTGATCCTAAACGCCTTAAAGCGGCAAAACGCGCTGGACTTTAACTTTAAATCCATCGGGATCGTCACGGATTTTACCATCCACCCCTTTTGGGAAAAGACGGGGCTGGACTACTTTGTTACCGCCTCAGAGATGCTGGAGTATCTGCTGACCAAAAAGGGGATCGGGCGCGAGCAGATTCTGCCCTTTGGGATCCCGGTCCATCCCAAATTCAGCGCCCAGCCTTTGAGCAAGGCAGAGGCGCGCAAGGCGCTGGATATCGCGGATAAGCGCACCTTTTTGATGATGGGCGGCTCCATGGGCTTTGGCAATGCGGTAGATGTGCTCAAAGAGCTGGATGAGCTGGAGGAGGATTTCCAGATTCTGATGGTGTGCGGCAGCAATAAAAGGCTGCTCAGCCGCGTGCTTAAATTGAGCACCACCACCCGGCATACCATATTGCCCTATGGTTTTACCGACCAGGTGGAGGTGATGATGGATGCCTCGGACATCCTGCTGACCAAGCCGGGCGGGCTGACCACCTCCGAGGCGCTATGCAAGGGCATCCCCATGGTGCTGCTGGAGCCCATTCCGGGGCTGGAGGACCGCAACCTCATCTTTTTGACCAACATGGGCCTTGCGGTGCGCATTTCCGAGCGTGCGCCGGCAGACGAGGTGGTGGCACAGCTGCTGTTTAACGAGATGCGCCTGGGGATGATGCGCTATGCCCAGCAGCAGTTCGGCAAGCGGGATGCGGCCCGGCGCCTGGGCGAGTTTATTCTGGGCTTGGAAAAGAGCAGGGAAGAGGCGAAATTCCCCTTTGCCGATTAA
- a CDS encoding GyrI-like domain-containing protein, with product MWAQTNRDFDQIEPLALRKGEELVGFWGLMSDFSRSFAPWTEDFTQGIYLAGVQVPLEAQPPEGWVKWTVPAFGYAYTAVEGNYQKVFRAGLAYLRDNGLRLVGAVQEYNRPQDEQMYLYFPIARL from the coding sequence TTGTGGGCGCAAACCAACCGGGATTTTGACCAGATCGAGCCGTTGGCGCTGCGCAAAGGGGAAGAACTGGTTGGATTCTGGGGGTTGATGAGCGATTTTTCCCGCAGCTTTGCGCCCTGGACAGAAGATTTTACGCAAGGGATTTATCTGGCGGGCGTACAGGTGCCGTTGGAGGCGCAGCCGCCGGAGGGATGGGTCAAGTGGACTGTACCGGCTTTTGGCTATGCGTACACGGCAGTAGAGGGGAACTATCAGAAAGTCTTCCGGGCGGGACTGGCGTATTTGCGGGATAATGGGCTGCGACTCGTGGGCGCAGTACAGGAATATAATCGCCCACAGGATGAACAAATGTATTTATATTTCCCCATTGCGCGGCTGTAG
- a CDS encoding Dabb family protein produces the protein MIKHVVCYKLKDNSEENKQRVIKRMMMGMKDRIPGLLSIEMGSDFMGSERSYDLVLIETFATRRDMDGYLAHPAHQNVRRFMKEVRTDSVAVDFYF, from the coding sequence ATGATCAAACACGTGGTTTGCTACAAGTTAAAGGATAACAGCGAGGAGAATAAGCAGCGGGTGATCAAACGCATGATGATGGGGATGAAGGACCGCATTCCGGGTCTTTTGTCCATCGAAATGGGGTCAGATTTTATGGGCTCGGAGCGCTCGTATGACCTGGTGCTGATCGAGACCTTTGCTACCCGCAGGGATATGGACGGGTACCTGGCCCACCCGGCACACCAGAACGTGCGCCGTTTTATGAAGGAAGTGCGCACGGATTCCGTGGCGGTGGACTTTTACTTCTAA
- the pheT gene encoding phenylalanine--tRNA ligase subunit beta, with the protein MLVPMKWLNEYVKMALPVADYAARMIMSGSEVEGWTEQGEGLTGVVVGLVEQMEDHPDSDHLHILQVNTGDEKLQIVCGAPNVFAGARVPVAKIGAVLPGDFKIKRSKIRGVESFGMCCSGQELGMTEADIAGAEVDGLLILPEGTPLGQDIRKVVGWDDVVVEFKSLANRPDCMSVIGMARETAVTLGEELKLPEISVQENGEDIHDYVTASVEDADLCPRYMLRMVKNVKVGPSPDWMQKALSASGVRPINNIVDVTNYVMLEMGQPLHAYDMAYVAGPKIIVRRAKAGETIRTLDGKDHALKENMLMICDGDGPTGVAGIMGGEHSEIVDGTQNVLLEAAYFSGFNIRHTARELGIRTEASTRFEKGLDIYNTEKALDRAAQLIAQMGAGEIVGGKIDLRGELPAAKTVLAPCARIRALTGVDIPSGEMVRILNELEIATTLDERSDTLHCTVPTHRGDIDHMADIAEEVLRIYGYDKIPATLMDGALMRGGLTREQQLGDKVRDVLVGLNLYEAMSYSFISPDWIEKLGVPQGHAARHLLRISNPLGEDMSVMRTTMAPSLLNLVALNQRQRAGEIRMFEMGKVYLPTQENPLEGQPDERPTLGMVLLSAQDDFFTLKGIIEQMAQDFGIGDLSFKAQGECWYHPGRKATVSAGGKVLGQLGQVHPDVCEAFGVKGEVLLAEIDLQSWYAAASEARSFEALPRFPGVSRDLAVVVDSIQPVGPMMESIRKGGKPLLAELQLFDVYQGAQLPEGKKSVAFSLLFRSSERTLVDEEVNKAFKKIVSRLEHEYGAELRA; encoded by the coding sequence ATGCTGGTACCCATGAAGTGGTTAAATGAATATGTAAAGATGGCGCTCCCCGTGGCGGACTATGCCGCGCGGATGATCATGTCCGGCTCCGAGGTAGAGGGCTGGACCGAGCAGGGCGAGGGACTGACCGGCGTGGTCGTGGGCCTGGTCGAGCAGATGGAGGATCATCCGGACAGCGACCATCTGCATATCCTGCAGGTGAATACGGGAGATGAAAAGCTGCAGATCGTCTGCGGCGCCCCCAACGTTTTTGCCGGGGCGCGCGTGCCGGTGGCCAAGATCGGCGCGGTGCTGCCCGGGGATTTTAAGATCAAGCGCAGCAAGATCCGGGGTGTAGAGTCCTTTGGCATGTGTTGTTCTGGCCAGGAGCTGGGCATGACCGAGGCCGATATTGCCGGGGCCGAGGTGGACGGGCTGCTGATCTTGCCTGAAGGCACGCCTTTGGGCCAGGATATCCGCAAGGTCGTGGGCTGGGACGATGTGGTGGTGGAGTTTAAGTCCCTGGCCAACCGGCCGGATTGCATGAGCGTGATCGGCATGGCGCGAGAGACCGCCGTGACATTGGGCGAAGAATTGAAACTGCCGGAGATCTCGGTGCAGGAGAATGGCGAGGATATCCACGATTATGTCACGGCCAGCGTGGAGGATGCGGACCTGTGCCCGCGTTACATGCTGCGGATGGTGAAAAACGTCAAAGTCGGCCCTTCGCCGGATTGGATGCAAAAGGCGCTTTCCGCCAGCGGCGTACGGCCCATCAACAATATCGTGGATGTGACCAACTACGTGATGCTGGAGATGGGCCAGCCCCTGCACGCCTATGACATGGCCTATGTGGCCGGCCCCAAGATCATCGTGCGCCGGGCAAAAGCAGGCGAGACGATCCGCACGCTGGACGGCAAGGATCATGCGCTTAAAGAGAACATGCTGATGATCTGTGATGGGGACGGCCCCACGGGCGTAGCGGGCATCATGGGCGGTGAGCACAGCGAGATCGTAGACGGCACGCAAAATGTGCTGCTGGAGGCCGCGTATTTCAGCGGCTTTAACATCCGCCATACAGCGCGGGAGCTGGGCATCCGCACGGAGGCCTCCACCCGCTTTGAAAAGGGATTGGATATTTATAATACCGAAAAGGCGCTGGACCGCGCGGCCCAGCTGATCGCCCAGATGGGCGCGGGCGAGATCGTGGGCGGAAAGATCGACCTGCGCGGCGAGCTGCCCGCCGCCAAGACGGTTTTGGCCCCCTGTGCGCGCATCCGCGCGCTGACGGGGGTGGACATCCCCTCGGGCGAAATGGTGCGCATCTTAAACGAGCTGGAGATCGCAACCACGCTGGATGAGCGCAGCGATACCCTGCACTGCACCGTGCCCACCCACCGCGGGGATATCGACCATATGGCGGATATCGCCGAAGAGGTGCTGCGCATCTACGGCTATGACAAGATACCTGCGACCCTGATGGACGGCGCCCTGATGCGGGGCGGGCTGACCCGGGAGCAGCAGCTGGGCGATAAGGTGCGGGATGTGCTGGTGGGCTTGAACCTTTACGAGGCGATGAGCTATTCCTTCATCAGCCCGGACTGGATCGAAAAGCTGGGCGTACCTCAGGGCCACGCCGCGCGGCACCTGCTGCGCATCTCCAACCCCTTGGGCGAGGACATGAGCGTGATGCGCACCACCATGGCGCCCAGCCTGCTGAACCTGGTCGCTTTGAACCAGCGCCAGCGCGCGGGTGAGATCCGCATGTTTGAGATGGGCAAGGTCTATCTGCCCACGCAGGAAAATCCGCTGGAGGGCCAGCCGGATGAGCGGCCCACGCTGGGCATGGTTCTGCTCTCTGCCCAGGATGACTTTTTCACCCTTAAGGGCATTATCGAGCAGATGGCGCAGGACTTTGGCATTGGAGATTTGAGCTTTAAAGCGCAGGGCGAGTGCTGGTACCATCCTGGCCGCAAGGCGACGGTCAGCGCCGGGGGCAAGGTCTTGGGCCAGCTGGGGCAGGTACATCCGGATGTGTGCGAGGCCTTCGGCGTCAAGGGCGAGGTGCTGCTGGCGGAGATCGACCTGCAAAGCTGGTATGCGGCGGCCTCTGAGGCGCGCAGCTTTGAGGCGCTGCCCCGCTTCCCGGGCGTGAGCCGGGACCTGGCCGTGGTGGTGGATAGCATCCAGCCGGTAGGCCCCATGATGGAGAGCATCCGCAAAGGCGGCAAGCCCTTGCTGGCCGAGCTTCAGTTGTTTGACGTATACCAGGGGGCGCAGCTGCCCGAGGGCAAAAAGAGCGTGGCATTCTCGCTGCTCTTCCGCTCCAGCGAGCGCACGCTGGTGGACGAAGAAGTCAATAAAGCCTTTAAAAAGATCGTCTCCCGTCTGGAGCACGAGTATGGCGCGGAACTGCGCGCTTAA
- a CDS encoding helix-turn-helix domain-containing protein, which produces MSEQIMEMIRRIKEMRELSDLSVERVANLLAIPVEQYEQYEQGTTDIPIGVLYKLSNIFNVELNVLLTGDDAKLHTYCLVRKGKGVPVNRHREYRFQDLAFNFSNRAVEPLYVEIDPDMPPVPHNHAGQEFDYIIEGRMKLTLHDKELILNEGDSIIYDSGYSHGMQALDDKPVKFIAIVVLQEASH; this is translated from the coding sequence ATGTCCGAACAGATTATGGAGATGATCCGCAGGATCAAGGAAATGCGAGAGTTGTCGGACTTATCTGTCGAGCGGGTCGCCAATTTGCTCGCCATTCCGGTCGAGCAGTATGAGCAGTATGAACAGGGCACTACCGATATTCCCATCGGCGTGCTTTACAAACTATCCAACATTTTTAACGTGGAGCTAAATGTACTGCTAACGGGCGACGACGCCAAGCTGCATACCTATTGCCTGGTACGCAAGGGCAAGGGCGTGCCGGTGAACCGCCACCGGGAATACCGTTTTCAGGATCTGGCTTTTAACTTCAGCAACCGGGCGGTCGAGCCGCTGTACGTGGAGATTGACCCAGATATGCCCCCGGTGCCCCACAACCACGCGGGGCAGGAGTTCGATTATATCATCGAGGGGCGCATGAAGTTGACGCTGCACGATAAGGAATTGATCCTAAACGAGGGCGATTCCATTATTTATGATTCCGGCTATTCCCACGGCATGCAGGCGCTGGACGACAAGCCTGTCAAGTTCATCGCCATCGTCGTGCTGCAGGAGGCTTCCCACTAG
- the pheS gene encoding phenylalanine--tRNA ligase subunit alpha translates to MQEKLAAIEAAALKELESAAASADVEALRVRVLGKKGELTGLMRGMRELSPEERPAFGQMVNETRAKIESAMACKAQELAQAEKEARLAAEAIDVTLPGKSAPRGKLHPLTLVLRELEEIFTGMGFTVSEGPEVELDHYNFELLNIPKDHPARDMQDSFYFTENMLLRTHTSPMQARYMENHKPPIRIICPGKVYRVDEVDATHSPVFHQMEGLVVDKNIRMSDLYGVLDVFAKSLFGPETRTKFRPSYFPFTEPSAEVDVSCAVCGGKGCRLCKGTGWIEILGCGMVNPNVLAGCGIDPDEYSGFAFGFGLDRIAMIKYGISDIRLFLESDLRFLKQF, encoded by the coding sequence ATGCAGGAAAAACTGGCGGCAATTGAGGCGGCTGCGCTCAAAGAGCTGGAAAGCGCCGCGGCGAGTGCTGATGTGGAAGCGCTGCGCGTACGCGTGCTGGGCAAAAAGGGAGAGCTGACGGGGCTGATGCGCGGCATGAGGGAATTGAGCCCGGAGGAGCGGCCGGCCTTTGGACAGATGGTAAACGAGACCCGCGCCAAGATTGAAAGCGCAATGGCGTGTAAGGCGCAGGAATTGGCCCAGGCCGAAAAGGAGGCGCGGCTGGCGGCGGAGGCCATCGACGTGACCCTGCCGGGCAAGAGCGCGCCCCGGGGCAAGCTGCACCCGCTCACCCTGGTGCTGCGGGAGCTGGAGGAGATTTTTACCGGTATGGGCTTTACGGTTTCCGAAGGGCCGGAAGTAGAGCTGGATCACTACAATTTTGAATTGCTCAATATCCCCAAGGATCACCCGGCCCGGGATATGCAGGACAGCTTTTATTTTACCGAAAATATGCTGCTGCGTACCCATACCTCGCCCATGCAGGCCCGGTATATGGAGAACCATAAGCCGCCCATCCGCATCATCTGCCCGGGCAAGGTTTACCGGGTGGACGAGGTAGACGCCACCCATTCTCCGGTGTTCCACCAGATGGAAGGCCTGGTGGTGGACAAGAATATCCGCATGAGCGACCTGTACGGCGTGCTGGACGTGTTCGCCAAGAGCCTGTTTGGGCCCGAAACGCGCACCAAATTCCGGCCGTCTTACTTCCCCTTTACCGAGCCCAGCGCAGAGGTAGACGTAAGCTGCGCGGTGTGCGGCGGCAAGGGCTGCAGGCTGTGCAAAGGCACGGGCTGGATCGAGATTTTGGGCTGCGGCATGGTCAACCCCAATGTGCTGGCTGGCTGCGGCATTGACCCAGACGAGTACAGCGGCTTTGCCTTCGGGTTTGGGCTGGACCGGATCGCCATGATCAAATACGGCATCTCGGATATCCGCCTGTTCCTGGAGAGCGACCTGCGGTTCCTGAAACAGTTCTAA
- a CDS encoding DNA recombination protein RmuC, with protein sequence MGQELWMVLCAVLGILLVIAVGMLLFTRRPDKQMGRALKEEGALLRSETGRALAENRQEIAAAIRGMNDSTVHALSEITRTNDAAFARLRQGMEGRIAAMAQDNARQLEQMRQVVDERLQQTLERRLGESFQTVSQRLEQVHRGLGEMQVLAADVGDLRKVLTNVKARGTWGEVQLGAILGDILTPDQYATNVSVVPGSAERVEFAVKLPGAGGEGTVYLPIDAKFPQEDYLRLLEAQENGAAQAAAEAAKQLESRIRLEAKRIAQKYICPPHTVDFAIMYLPTEGLYAYVLQCPGLAERLQREHRVVLGGPTTLAALLNSLQMGFRTLAIEKRSSEVWALLGQVRTEFERFASLLEKTQKKLQEASNVIDDASRRTRVIQRKLGSVQGEAHETEQE encoded by the coding sequence TTGGGACAGGAACTGTGGATGGTACTGTGTGCGGTATTGGGCATCCTGCTGGTTATTGCGGTGGGGATGCTGCTGTTTACCCGCCGGCCGGATAAGCAGATGGGTCGCGCGCTCAAAGAAGAGGGGGCGCTGCTGCGCAGTGAGACTGGGCGGGCGCTGGCGGAAAACCGCCAGGAGATCGCCGCCGCCATCCGCGGGATGAACGACTCGACCGTTCACGCCCTGTCCGAGATCACCCGCACAAACGACGCGGCCTTTGCCCGCCTGCGCCAGGGGATGGAGGGGCGGATAGCCGCCATGGCGCAGGATAATGCGCGGCAGTTAGAACAGATGCGCCAGGTGGTAGACGAGCGGCTGCAGCAAACGTTGGAGCGGCGGCTGGGCGAGTCTTTCCAAACGGTGAGCCAGCGCTTAGAGCAGGTGCACCGGGGCCTTGGCGAAATGCAGGTGCTGGCCGCGGACGTGGGCGACCTGCGCAAGGTGTTGACAAACGTGAAGGCCCGGGGCACCTGGGGAGAGGTGCAGCTGGGCGCTATTTTGGGGGATATCCTCACGCCGGACCAGTACGCCACCAATGTCAGCGTGGTGCCGGGCAGCGCAGAGCGGGTGGAGTTTGCCGTGAAGCTCCCCGGCGCGGGAGGCGAGGGGACGGTCTACCTGCCCATTGACGCCAAGTTCCCGCAGGAGGATTACCTGCGGCTGCTAGAGGCGCAGGAGAACGGGGCCGCCCAGGCGGCGGCCGAAGCCGCCAAGCAGCTGGAAAGCCGCATCCGCCTGGAGGCCAAGCGCATCGCGCAAAAGTATATCTGCCCGCCCCATACGGTGGATTTTGCGATCATGTACCTGCCGACAGAGGGGCTGTACGCCTATGTATTGCAGTGCCCGGGGCTGGCCGAGCGCCTGCAGCGGGAGCACCGGGTGGTGCTGGGCGGCCCTACGACGCTGGCCGCGCTGCTAAACAGCTTGCAGATGGGCTTTCGTACCCTGGCCATTGAAAAGCGCTCCAGCGAGGTATGGGCGCTGCTGGGGCAGGTGCGCACGGAGTTTGAGCGGTTTGCATCGCTGCTTGAAAAGACGCAGAAAAAGCTGCAGGAGGCCAGTAATGTGATCGACGACGCCTCCCGGCGCACGCGGGTGATCCAGCGCAAGCTGGGCAGCGTGCAGGGCGAGGCGCACGAAACGGAACAGGAATAG